A region of the Bryobacteraceae bacterium genome:
TTGGTGGGCGTGGCGGACGGCGTCGCAGATGATGATCATCAGCCGGATGCGCTCCTGGAGCGAGGGTTGCCGCTCACGCAGCCAGCGGTCGAGCGGGATGCCGTCGACGAATTCCATCACGAGATAGGGAAGTCCCTCCGGGGTGGCGCCGCCGTCGATGAGCGCGGCGATGCCCGGATGCGACAGCCCGGCCAGCAGACGCCGCTCCTGGCGGAATTGTTCGGCCAGTTTCCTGCTCACGAATCCAGCGCGGATCAGCTTCAGCGCGAAGCGCGTCTGGAAGCCCTCGCCCTCGCGGAGGGCTTCAAAGACAACGCCCATGCCGCCGCGTCCGATCTCGCGGACCAGGCGCCAGGAGCCGATGCGCCGCCCCTCCCAGTCGCCCCCGATGGCCTCCTCGATGGCGGGATGAAGGGCGAGGGTCGGGTTTTCGAGGAAATCTTCCGAGCGGGAGTACTCTTCCAGAAGATGGAGGACTTCGCGCTGGATCGCCGGATTGGCGCATGTTCTTTCAAGCCACGGGCGGCGCTCGCCGGCATCGAGCCCGAGGGCGTCGCCGAAGAGGCGTTTTACCTGCTCCCAGTCTTCTGTGTTCATGGGCGGTCACCCTCTGCGGCCGGGTTCAGAACCGCCGGCGGTGAGGCGGCGATGGATCCAGGTCTTGGCCAACAGCCAGTCCCGCTTCACGGTGGCCGGTGAAATGCCTAGCACATGCGCGGTTTCTTCGATGCTGAGGCCCCCGAAAAACCGCATCTCGACGATGCGGGCCTGCTGCGAATCGAGCTGTTCGAGCTCGTTCAGGGCAGTGTCGAGATCGAGCAGATCGACAGGGTCGGCCCCGGAGGAGCCGGCGGCCTCGTCCACCTGAACCCTTTCGTCATTACCTCCGCGCTTGGCCGCACCCTGTGCGCGGCGGTAGTCCACAAGAATGCCTCGGATGATGCGCGAGGCGACGGCGTAAAAGTGCGACCGGTCTGACCACTGAGGTTCCTGCTTCTGGGCCAGCCGCAGGTACGCCTCATGGACCAGAGCAGTGCATTGCAGAGTCGGGTCGGGGCGCTCCTGCCGGAGATGCCGCATGGCAATGCGGTGGAGCTCGGGATAGACGATTTCGACGAGACGGTTCAGCGCATTGGCGTCTCCGGCGCTCCACTTCCGGAGCAGAAGCGTGATCTCCTGCGGTGTCTCTGGTTCCTCCATGAGGTCTTTCGGGCATTGTAACCCCTGTGGGCGGGTTGGGGCTGCCGAGAGAGACGCGCGGATCGGGGCAGGAGGGGTAGGGGCAGGGAACAGATCTTCAGCCAGATGGAAGGAGACGGCAGGATCCGGCGCGCAGTCAGCGAGTCTCCGCATGGGCGGTCTCTTTCGGGAGAGGCCGGCGTATCCACCAGGAGGCATAGTTGGATGCGCGGCTGGGAGGAAGAATGGGCCGAAGCGGACTCCTCCTCACCGCACAATGCGCGGCATCCGCTCCAGCCCATGGTCCCGGCGCATCTCCTCCTCCACTGAGCCGGGGTCTCCTCCCTCATCGATCCCGTCAGACCCTCCGAGAGCTGGCGAGATTCGAACGGCGGTTCCACCCAAGGCAAAACCGCCTGTCATATGAGATACCGGAACCGCGGCAAAAAACGGCTCACGCCGGGTGCAAGAACCGGTGGCGGCCATCAGCGGCGGGCCGTGGGGAGGGTGTCGATGCGGTCCATCCAACGGGAGAGGTCGGCGGCGGCAGCGGGGTCGGCGGCGTAACGGAAACGATGGTAGGCGGCCGTAAAGGATCGCACCGAAGCACCGGGCTCGCCGTCGGGCAGGCAGCGGGCGAACTCGGCGGGGGTCATCCATGCGGGTTTTTCAAAGCCTGATTTCTTCAGCCGGGTCAGCATCCTTTCGTAGATGATGGCGGCATCGTGAGGTGTGGCAGCGCCCTGCCGCAGTTTGCGGCGGCCCATGGTGAGCCGCCACCACCGGCGTAGGGCGGCACGTTGCCAGAAGGCGGCCAACGAGGCCGACGCCAGCAGAACGAGGAACAGCATGACGTCGGCCGGCGGCGCCTCGTGCCGCGCGCCATGACGAAGCCGCTGCCACCAGACGGCCCAGCCGCGCCACGCGAACCTGTGCCGGGACTGTTCCACCTGCATCGCCAAAGAGAGCTGGCGGTCGACGTCGTAGCCGAGGACCCATTCCTGCCAGAAGACGCCCAGGGCGTCCGACCACTGGTTCAGGCGGTCGAGCAGGGTGTCGGCGCGCTGTTCGGGGTCGGGCGGCGTGGGGTCATAGTCCACCCAGCCGCGGCCGTCGATCCAGGCCTCCACCCAGGTATGGGCGTCGGAGGCGCGCACCACCTGCCAGCCGGTGAGAGAGTTGTAACTGCCCTCCCGATAACCGGTGGCGACGCGCGCCGGCACCCAGACGGCGCGCAGGAGCACGGCCATGGCGGAGGCAAAGTACTCGCAGTGGCCTTTTCTGCCCTCGAAGAGGAACCATGCGAGCGGATCGTCGACCTCACGGTCCAAGGCCCGCAGCGAGTACTGGTAGTTGCTGAGGAGATATGTCTCGATGCGTCGCGCCCGCTCCTGGTCCGTGCTCGCCCCGGCGGTGATGTGGCGCGCCAGCTCGATGATACGGGGATCCACGACGGGCAGACGGAGATAAAAGTTGCGTTCGGCGGGCGTGAGCGGGTCCGCGCGTGGCGGCGTCATCGTGGCGTGGACGACGTAACGGAAGCCCTCCGGGTTGGCCAGCGGCGCGCGGTAGCCGGTGGCGGCGGAGGCGAGAATCAGCGGCGTGGACACGCGCAGATATTCGGGGGTTCCGGCAATGAACAGCCAGTCCGAACCGGGATTGTTGAGGAAGACTTCGTAGGTGAAGCGCCTTCCCGGCAGACGGAGCTGGTCGTCATCGAGCAGTTTGACGAGTCCCTCTGCCGGGCGAAGCGTCCGGCCTTCGCGCGCGCCGGTGCTGTACCAGCGCCATCCGTCGAACTCGCCCAGCGCGGTGGCGCGCCACCTGAGTGAAGGCGGACGCCGCTCGAGAAAGCGGACGCGGAAGACGGCCGCCGTGTTGCGCCGAATCTCGCCCACCTGCCCGAGCATGATCTCAGGGGCGAAACCCGAAGAGCGTCCGGCGGGCTTCAGCAGATGTTCCAGGGCGGCGCGCGCGGTGCGCGGAAGGAAGAAGAACAGGCCGGTTGTCATCGCCAGCACGGCAAGCGTCGACAGCACGGTGAGGCGCGCCAGGCGCGCCGGCAGCCGTCCGCCGGCGCTGGTCACAGGGCGGCGGCCGCGTTGCGCGCGGAGAATCTCCTCGCTCGACAGGGCGGCGATGGTTGCGGCCAGAAAGAGGCAGAGAAACAGCAGGAAAGAAAGGCTCGCCGAAACGATGGAGGCGGCCAGCACGGCCAGAAAGGCGATCACCTTCAGAAGCAGGAAATCGCGCGGGGTGCGAGCGGTGAGGATCTTGGCGATGAAGACGAAGAAGACCAGGTGGAGAGTCGCCTTGAGAAAATCGCGCGAGATCCAGAGATAATCGGCAGGGTAAAAGACCAGATACGCGACAGTGGCCGCGTTGACCCAGCGCGCCGGCACATCGACATGGGCCAGGCCGGCGGCGGAGAGGGTGCGCAGCAGCAGGGCGGCGCCGGCGGCGGCGAGCGCTGCCACGTCGGCCGCGTCGTGCGACAGGGCGCCGGATCCGGCCAGGGCGCAGTAAGCGCTGGCCAGCATGAGCAGAACCGCGCTCTCATGGAAGCGCTCTGGCGCCGCGGCAACCCTCACCGGCTGCCCGTTCCCAGCCATTCTGCTTCCAGTTTCGCAGAAAATTCGGCCAGCCCCTGCGTGGTCTCCATCGGCGAGGAGCACACGACGAACAGGTCGCGGTGATGGAAAGCGACCGAGCCGGGTTCGTGCTTCCACCGCTGGCGGGCCTCCAGCGCGGCTGCGGGAGAGCGCATGCGGAAGACGTCGACAAGCACGACCGATGCGTGGGACTGGTAGCCGGCGCGCATCCATTCGACGGGCGCGGCGGCGCGGAGGGCCTGCGGGAGTGAGTCGGGCGCCGGACGCTCGATCCCGGTCCGCTTCCAGACGATGGCCACCTGCTCCGGCAGTTCCGGAATGCGCGACGCGGGCGTGCGGATGCAGGCCGTCAGCATCGTCACGGTGACGGCGGCAACCGGGGCGAGACGCATCGCCTCGAAGATATCATCTCTGCGCTGAGGCAGCGCCGGCGGCGGACCGATTGCGTAGAATGAGGAACGCCATGCTGAGCCGAAGAACCATGCTGACGATGCCCGCCCTCGGGTTTCCGGTCCTGCTGCGGGCGCAGGGAGATGAAAGCGGCTTTGAGCCGCTGCGCGACTGGATCATCGTCGACGGGCCCGAGTCCGCCTTTGCCGTTTCCGGCAACAGCGTCACCGTACAGGCCCACGCCTCCTTTCCGGCGTGGCTGCGCAGCGCAAGAGAGTACCGGAATTTTGAACTGCGCGGAGAATTCCTCGTGGACGGGTGGAATGATTCCGGCATTTATCTGCATGCTCCGATGCACGGTTATCCGACGGATGCCGGAATTCAGATCAAGCTTTTCCACCAACCGGAGGAAAATCCAACGCCCTATTCCTGCGGATCCGTCTTTCCGGTCATTGCGCCGAGGAAGGTCGTGGTGAAAAAGGGATGGAATGAATTCCGGATTCTGGCCGACGATCCAGTGCTGCGCGTCTGGATGAACGGCGAGCTGGTGCAGGACCTGAACCAGCGGACGCACCCGCAGCTCCGCGAGCGGCTCCGGGAAGGCTACCTGGGCATCGCCGGCGCCTCCTGCGTGGTGCGGCTTCGAAACCTCCGGGTGAAGGAGCTTCCCGGGCGCGAGGAGTGGACGGTGCTTTACGGCGGGCCGGAAGACCTGGAGAAAAACTGGCGCGTGACCGTGGGCAAGGTGGACGCCCTCGCCATCGGGCCGGTGTTGCGCATCGACGGCGACGGTCTGCTCGGTACGAAGGAAATGTTCCGGGATTTCTACCTGCAATGCTATGTGCGCGGCTGTCCGCAGCACAACAGCGGCGTGATTTTCCGCAGCGCGGGAAAGGGCACGGACCCGGCGTATTCCCATGAGATCCAGCTTCACCCGGTGCCGGACGCTCACTTCCCGACCGGCTCGCTGTACCATTTCAGGCGGTCGAAATATCCACGCATTGAGGACGAGAAGTGGTTCCTCTTCGAGCTGTGGGTCCAGGGTCGGGACTGCCGGGTGCGGATCAACGGGGAGACGGTGATGGAGTACGCGGGCCTGAACCGCCTGGAACCGGGCTTCATCGAGCTTCAGGCGCACCGACGGGGCTACTGGGTGGAGTTCCAGCGCATCCGGGTGCAGAAACTTTGACGCGCCGGCCCGCCTGCTGACGCGAGCACGTTCTGCTCGAAGACGAACCCTGACGGGCGGCCGGCTGCGGCCTAGCGCGACACCTGAACCTTGGGGGTGGCCAGGTAGCCGACGATGACGTCCTTGCGCACTTCGTTGACGACGATCTCGTACGGCTGGCGTGCCTTGGAAGTGTAGAACTGGACCGGCTCGTTGATCGTCTTGTCTTTCTTCTCGACCTTCTTGTCGTCCACGGTGATTTCGATGGTATAGCGGTTGCGCTTCGGGTCCGTGCGCTTGAGCTGGATGAAGACGTCGCCCACTTTCTGGGGCTGCTTCGTCTTGCCGAGGTTGAACTCGAAATAGTTTCGTTCGCCAAGGGCCTTCAGCGCGGCCAGCTCTTTGGCATTCGTGGCGATGAGTCCGCTCTGGACGCCCAGGTCGCCGGCGACGCTCTTCAGCTGGGCGATCGTCTTCTCGAGTTCGGATTTCGTGCTGCTGAGCTCGCTCTTGACCGAACCGACCTCGGTGGACACTTCGCCGATCTTCGTCGTGGTCTGCTGCTCGACCTGGGAGATCTGGCCGCGCAACTGGGCTTCGCTTGCCTTCTGCTGCTGGGCCAGCCGGGCCGCGAGTTCCTCGGCGTGCTTCTGCGCCTCGAGCTTGGCCTGGCCAGTGGCCGTGGCCACCTGGCGGCGGGCGGCCTCGAGCTCGTCCTTCAGGGCCTCAATGTTGCGCTGAGCGGCAGCCGAGGTCACCGTGGAGGCCTCCCGCGCCCGATTGACTTCTGCCATCAGCGCCTCCCGGTTCTGCGCCATCTCCTTCTTCAGTGCGTCCACCTGAAGGAAGAGATAAACGTTGGCGGCCACCAGCGCGATGACTGCGCCGAACAGGATGGCCGTCTTCACGCCGCCTCCGCCGCTCTGGGTCGGATACACATAGGTCGGTTGCTGGCCCTGGGGGGGCATGTAGTTGGGATCGCTCACGCGTGAAACTCCTTGGCTTCGACTCGTCGGTCTGCTGATACCAGATTAACAGGAAATCATCCGACGCGGGTTAGCGTGCCGCGTCGCGCGCCTGCGCAGCCGCCTGCGGACGGGCGAAGTCGAGATATTCCTGTCTGGGGACGCCCGGTTCGAAGCAGCGCCGACAGCGGGCTTCATAGACTCCGACGGCGCCGACCACGATCAGGTCGTCGCTCTCGACCAGCCGCTGCGTGTGCTTGGCCGGATTGCCGCAGCGCATGCAGATGGCCAGGGTTTTGGTGATCGATTCGGCCAGGCACAACAGGTCCGGGATCGGAGGGAAGGGGCGGCCCATGTAGTCCGTATCGAGACCGGCGATGATGACCTGCTTGCCGGAGTCGGCCATCTGCTGCGCCACCGTCACCAGGTCCTGGCCGAGGAAGTTGGCCTCATCGATGCCGACGACCTGAGTGCGCCAGTCCAAACGGTCCAGGATCTCCCTGGCGCTGGAGACGACTTCGGATTTCATGCGAGTGTCGGCATGACTGACGATTTCATCAGCCGAGTAGCGCGTGTCTAGCGCCGGCTTGAAGACCTGCACGCGCTTGCGCGCAATCAGCGCGCGGCGCAGGCGGCGGATGAGCTCTTCGCTCTTGCCGGAGAACATCGGCCCGCAGATCACCTCAATCCAGCCGAGGTGGCCCATGATGACTTCCATCACCTGACAGGATACGATGCCTGCTCCGCGCTTTGCCCGAACGCCGGCTGGATCGCATGAGACCAGGCGCCCGATTTCTTCCGGCACCAGGAGGTGGTCCCACTGGGGCCAAAACGATAATGCCGGTGAGGACTCGGAGGAAGATCCTCACCGGCGGACAGCCAGCCAGAATCGGAGGAAAGTGCTGGCAACAAACAGCGTACGCTGTTGATGTGAGCCTAACGCATCCCGCGGCGGCTGTCAACAGCGATTGAGGTCCCTTATTCCGACCACTGCGCAGGCTGCCTTCTGCCGGAGCGGAGTGGCTCCCCGCGCACCGGCCGATGACGGGCACGAGGCGCGCTTTGAGGCCGTGCGCACCCCTGGGGGCAAGGGACGAGGCGTCAGGCCCAGTCCGGGCGTTCGCGCGGCGTGAAGGCCACTTCGCGGAACTGGCGGGCCGCGACCGGGTCCATCGAGGGATTGCGGAAGCGGATGCCGGCGAGTTGCGTCAGCGCGCTGAAGACTTCGGTGTTGCGGAGGAAGCCCGAGAAGCGGTCCGCGCCGGGGCCGAGCGCGGTCACCAGAGTGTAGTCGGACGTATGCGTCGTCCCGGTCCAGAAAATGCCCGTGTGGTTGCCAACTGCCTGGCCGAGGATGCCGACGGCGGAGTCGAGCTGGCGGTTCACACAGAGTTTGCGTTCGCCGGCGGCACAGCGGCGGAGGATCTCCGCTTCCTCCTGCGTGAAGGTGAAGCCAAAATACTGCCGGGCGAGTTCCTGGATGCGTCCGATCGTGGGCGGACCGCCGGCCACGCCGGAAGGCTGCTCGGACTTCATCGAATACTCGGCCGTGCCGGCCAGGAGGGGGCTGATGGCGCTGAAGCTCGCCTTGATGCCCGCCAGGCGCTCAAAGCACGCATTGCTCTGGCGGTACTCGATGCCCATGCCGACGAGGCCGGGGTTGGAGTTGCCGTGGTCGCTGGTGACGACGACAAGCGTGTCCGGGCGCGACTCGGCGAAGCGGAGCACCGCTTCCATGGCTTCATCAAAGGCGATCTGATCCCAAAGCAGGCCGGCGGCGTCGTTGGCGTGAGCCGCGTGGTCCACGCGGGCCCCTTCGATCTGAATCAAAAAGGGCCGGTTCTGTTTTTCAAGGAGCGCAAGCGCCGTGGCCGCCATTTCGGCGAGCGTGGGGACGAGCTCGCGGGCGGTTTCGCTGTTGCGGTGGTCGACCGTATACGGCATATGGCTGCCGCTGAACAGACCCAGCAGGCGTTTCGCCGAGGGCGCCTGGGCGAGCATCTGGGCGCGGTTTTCGACGAACGCATAGCCGGCCCGGCGGAAGTCGGCCACCAGATCCCGGCCGTCCCTGCGGGACTCCGGGGTAAAGAAACGCCGCCCCCCGCCGAGGATGACGTCCACCTTGTTCAGGTACTGTTCGGCGATGAGGTGTTCATCGTCGCGCCGGCGGACGCTGGCGGCAAAGCCCGCCGGCGTCGCATGCGTGACCGTCGCCGTGGTGACCAGAGCGGTGAGCCAGCCTTTGTCGCGCACCAGGTCCATGACGGGCGTCAGCCGCGTCCCGTCGGGCAGCATGTTCACCCATCCGTTGAAGATCCGCGAGCCGGAACCCCACGATGAAGAAGCCGAGGAAGAATCCGTCACCAGCGAATCCAGCGAGGCCATGTCCATCCAGCCGCGGACCGCCTCCGGACGGTCGAGCAGCGCGTGCCACAACAGCCCTTTGCCGCGCACGCGAAGCGAGAACTGCTCGGCCAGAGGAAGAACCGAAGGGCTCATGCCGTCGGCGACCATGAAAATGATGCGACGTGGCTCGGCGCCACGCCTCTGCGAGGCTCCATACAGGGCCTCCAGGCCGCCGGCGACGGTGGCGAGCACGCCGGCGCGGGTGAAGAGGGATCTGCGGTCGATCGTCATCGCTCGTGGTCTTTTTCTCAATTTTGTCTGATTTTCGTCAACGCCTGCATGACGGTCGCGTGAATGGCCTGTGTCACCGCGTCCGGGGCGTCCAGCTGGAGCCAGTGGCCGCTGCCCGGAATCACTGCATGCGTGCCGCCCGCCGACTGCCGCGCCCAGCGGCGGTGGGATTCGACAACTTCCGGCGGCGCGGTGGCCGCCGAGAGCACATGGACCGGAATCGCGCGCAGCGGTGCTTCATCGAGCGGCGCCGCGCAGTATTCGGGCAGCCGTTCCAGATACTCGGCCATGGTGACGAAGCTCCGCGGCAGGCACCAGCGCGCCTTGACGCGAGGCCACACCTCGGGTGGCAGCTTCTGGATCTCGCCCGCCAGCCGTTTGGTTACGTCGCTGCCCCGGCCGCTGGCGGCAACGGCGAGCATCGTCGGCAGCCGGCGCGATCCCAGCAGCAGGAGATCCAGGCCGAGCCGCACCACGCCCCAGCGGGCCAGCGACGCGCCGCGGCGCGAAAGCATCACACCGCGGGCGAGCATCCGGCGGCGGACGTCGGAGAGCGGGAACCATTCGAACGGTTCCAGCGGATCCAGCAGCACAAGCGCGGCGACCTTTTCCGGAAAGCGCGCCGCGTAGTGGCGCACCAGGAGGCCACCGAAGGAATGCCCGGCCAGCACGCATGGAACCGGAAGGCCGGCCCCCGTGACAACGGCATCGAGTTCGGTGAGGAGATTGTCCAGTGTGCGCGGCGTGGATGCGGGTTCGCTATAGCCGAGTCCGCGGCGGTCGTAACTGACGACGCGGGCATGGGGGGTGAGGCGGTCCTGAACGAGTTTCCAGCTTGCGCTGGAAGCGGCGATGCCTGCTTCGAGCAGAACGCAGGGCCCGCTGCCGGCGTCGACAACGTGAAAGCCGTCCAGCATGCGGCCGGGAGGCGGCCAACGCCGCGCGTCGCGTCTTTCGCCGAGCCACTGATACAGCCGCCCGGCGGCGGGCAGCGCGGCAACCGGCAGCAGCCACTCCCACATGGATCAGTGATCCGCGCGTCCGTAGACGATCAGCGCAACAGGCGTTCCGCCGATGGTCGTGTGCAGGACCTGGTCCGATTCGCCCTCAGCAGTGATGCCCGATTGGGCCGGGCCGGATTCCTTCCACAGGCTCAACACCAGCGGGTGCGGCGTGCGCGAAGCCTTGCGGCTCATGTCCATCAATGCATCGAAGGACGGCCTGGCTGACGCGTCTTTGTCAATATCAATCGGGGACAGGATGGCGAAGTCCCGTTGCGGAGCGACGCCCTGATGGTCGCCGTTCATGGGAAAGAAGCTGATCCGCATCGTGTAGACGCCTGGGCGAATCAACTGGCCGCGGCGGTCGCTCCAGCGCGATGGAACGCGGACCACGCCGAGGAACGTGCCGTGGGCAATGCCCCAGGTGGCGTTCTGTTCCGGAGTCCCTTCGGGGCCCACCTGACGGGCAAACCAGAACTCGGCCAGAATGTTTCCATCGGGCCTGATCACCTTGACGCCCTCTGGCGTCAGCGCGGCTGCCAGGGCGGCAGCCTCCGGCGGCGGAGGACCAGCGGGCTCGGTGCGGTAGTCCTCGGCCGCGGCCACGCCGGCCAGCAGAAAAAACGTCAACAGGACACGAAATCGCCTCATATCTATTTCGATGCAAGCAGCGGCCCGAGGATGCGGTCCAGCTCGTCGTCGGTCCATGCGGCCGGGCGCGCGGGCCTGTGCAGGCTCCAGCGCTCCACATGTTCCACCGCCGTTCCCGGCGCGACCTTCGAGATGGGGCCGAGCGTTTCCAGTTCGAGGAAATCCGCGTTGGTGAACGTTTCAAACGAGCAGCCGAAGTCCGGGTAGGTCTTTGAGGGGTCGGCGTCATAACGCTTCAGGAACAGTTCGCCGTTCAGGAAGTAGGCACCCCAGGTCTTCGGGTTGAAGTGGCCGATCTTCATCGGGGCCGGATTGGCGGGATCCTGCCGCAGCACGAAATATTTTTTCAGCCACGTCCAGCGCGGGTCGGAGAGGTCCGTGTAGGCCCACATGACCAGCGGGTTGGTGGGGGCCAGATCCTTCGGATGCGTGCCGCGCGGCGGGAAGCCGCTGACGCCGTGGCCGCCGGGGGACATCATCGTGAGCGCCCACGGGGCGAACTCCAGTGGCATGATGCCGCGGTTGAAGAGCCGGTGAATGACGGTGACTTCCGTCCCGCGCGGCGCCAGGCGGATCTCAAGCTGCTTCTGGATGCCGGTTTCCTTCTCCACCGGCTGCGTGGCAATGAGCGCGCCGCCGCGGATTTCCACCTGGACGGGTGAGTTGTCCGGCGGGTACGTGTAGCGTGGGTCCTCCGGAGCGACCCAGACGCGGTGGCCGCCGCGGGCCACCCAGGCGGGCTCGCCCGATTTTCCCGCCGTTTCTTTCTGGACCCAGAAGAAGTTCTGCCCGCCGCGGAAGCCGTAGAACATCACGCGGGGGCCGATGTCGGAAGTGACGATGAGCTCCGCCTCGCCATTGGTGATGCGGTAGCAGTTGGGCCAGCCGCTGAAGGAAGTCTTTTCGATGGTGACCTGCGCGTCCATGGCGATTGTCGTGAGCAGCCCGAAAAGCAACAGCCGTCTCATCGCCGCTATTGTTTCCTGCGGGCGAGAATGGCGTCAAGCGGCGTCCCGGTGCGGCGGGCTTCCACTCCGGTGAAGCCGGCCGCCTCGAGCAGCGCGCGGAATTCGCTTTCGGTCCGTTCGCGGCCCTCGGTGCAGACAAGCATATTGAGCGATTGCATGGCGGCGCTTGCCGGGCCGCAGCGGTCTTCTTCGAGGATTTTTTCGGCGATGAGCACGACGCCGCCGGGCAGCAGCGCCGCATGAACACGTGTGAGCAGTTCCCGGCAGCGCGTATCGTCCCAGTCGTGGAGAATGCGGCCCAGGGCGTAGAGTGAAGCGGGCGGCAGTTCGTCGCGGAAGAAATCGCCCGCCTGGCAGGCGATGCGGCCGCGTGCGGACGAGGCGGCGATGTGCGGCTGCGCATAGGGGATCACCTCCGGCAGGTCATAGACGATGGCGCGCATGCGGCCATAGCGCTCGCAGGCGGCAATGGCGAGGTGGCCTGTGCCGCCGCCGAGATCGACCAGCGTGTCGAAGGCATTCAGGTTGAAAATGCGCACCACCGCGGGCGAGCTCAGCAGGCCGAGGCCGTGCATGCCGGCGAGGAATTCGCCCCGCGCCTGTTCGGTCCGATAGAAGTGATCAAAGAGCGAGCCGCGCGCGCCGAAGACTTTATCCCAGCGCGGCCGCGCCTCGCGGACGGCGCCGGCCAGATCGCCCCACAGTGGGTAGAGCGCGTCATCCGAGTACAAAATGTATCCTGCCAGCGAACGAGGGCTCGAGCGGACCAAATAGGCGCTGCTCAGCGGAGTGTTCGAAAAAACGCCCTCGCGGCGCTCCAGCAGTCCAAGCGAGGCGCAGCCTTCCATCAGCCGCTCGAGCGCGCCGGCGTCGGCGCCGATTTGGGCGGCGATTTCGGCGGCGCGGGCCGGGCGCTCTTCGAGCGCGTCAAAGACGCCGAGCCGTACGGCGGTGAACATTGTCTTCGAGCGCCGGAAGGCCTCGATGAGATCCAGAACCGGAGCAGGGTCTGCGGCCGTCATCGTCATTCATTCTCGCGAAGCGGAGACGGGGCCGGCGCCCGCCGGAAATCGGTCAGAGATTTTCGCCGAGATACCGTTCCTTGACGGTCTGGATCAGCTCTTCGGCGCGTTGTGCGTCCACGCCGCTGCGCCGCATGGCCTGCCGCGCCATCTCCATGCCGCCTTCGAATTCCGGCAGCACGGCAGCGGCCGCGCCCAACCGCTTCAGCTCCTCGATCAGCCCGGCGTGCGCTGCGCGGGCGATCACCGGGACATCCGGAGCGAGCCGCCGCGCGCGCTCCGTGGCGAGGCGGACCGTGCCGGCGTCCGGCACCGTGAGAATCAGCATGCGGGCGTTCTTCAACCCGGCGGCGCGCAGGACGGCTTCACTGGTGACGTCGCCCCAGAGGCATAAGACTCCTTCGGCGCGGAGATCGTTGAAGATGGCATGGTTGAGCTCGATCACCACCACCGGCAGGCCGGCTGCGCGCAGCACGCCGGTGACAGCGCGTCCGGTGCGGCCGTATCCGGCAACGAGGATGTGGCCGCGCAGCTTTTCGCGCGGCGCTTCAAAATGCCGCACGTTTTGCGGCGGCGGCACATGGCGTCGCCACCAGCGGCCGAGCGGCAGCGCCAGGGCAGCCACGGCCGGAGCGGCGGCAATGGTCAAGATGGTGCAGGTGAGCGCGAAGTCGTAAGTCTCTTTGCCGATGAAGCCGCCGCGGATGCCCGTGCGCGCCAGCACAAATGAAAATTCGCCGACGCTTGCCATGCCGAGGCCGACAATCCACGGCGCCATGTAAATGTAGCCGAAGGCGCGCGCCAGCAGCCCGATGAAGACGGATTTC
Encoded here:
- a CDS encoding DNA-directed RNA polymerase sigma-70 factor, with protein sequence MEEPETPQEITLLLRKWSAGDANALNRLVEIVYPELHRIAMRHLRQERPDPTLQCTALVHEAYLRLAQKQEPQWSDRSHFYAVASRIIRGILVDYRRAQGAAKRGGNDERVQVDEAAGSSGADPVDLLDLDTALNELEQLDSQQARIVEMRFFGGLSIEETAHVLGISPATVKRDWLLAKTWIHRRLTAGGSEPGRRG
- the tdk gene encoding thymidine kinase, with protein sequence MGHLGWIEVICGPMFSGKSEELIRRLRRALIARKRVQVFKPALDTRYSADEIVSHADTRMKSEVVSSAREILDRLDWRTQVVGIDEANFLGQDLVTVAQQMADSGKQVIIAGLDTDYMGRPFPPIPDLLCLAESITKTLAICMRCGNPAKHTQRLVESDDLIVVGAVGVYEARCRRCFEPGVPRQEYLDFARPQAAAQARDAAR
- a CDS encoding alkaline phosphatase, whose product is MTIDRRSLFTRAGVLATVAGGLEALYGASQRRGAEPRRIIFMVADGMSPSVLPLAEQFSLRVRGKGLLWHALLDRPEAVRGWMDMASLDSLVTDSSSASSSWGSGSRIFNGWVNMLPDGTRLTPVMDLVRDKGWLTALVTTATVTHATPAGFAASVRRRDDEHLIAEQYLNKVDVILGGGRRFFTPESRRDGRDLVADFRRAGYAFVENRAQMLAQAPSAKRLLGLFSGSHMPYTVDHRNSETARELVPTLAEMAATALALLEKQNRPFLIQIEGARVDHAAHANDAAGLLWDQIAFDEAMEAVLRFAESRPDTLVVVTSDHGNSNPGLVGMGIEYRQSNACFERLAGIKASFSAISPLLAGTAEYSMKSEQPSGVAGGPPTIGRIQELARQYFGFTFTQEEAEILRRCAAGERKLCVNRQLDSAVGILGQAVGNHTGIFWTGTTHTSDYTLVTALGPGADRFSGFLRNTEVFSALTQLAGIRFRNPSMDPVAARQFREVAFTPRERPDWA
- the hioM gene encoding hydroxyindole O-methyltransferase, with product MTMTAADPAPVLDLIEAFRRSKTMFTAVRLGVFDALEERPARAAEIAAQIGADAGALERLMEGCASLGLLERREGVFSNTPLSSAYLVRSSPRSLAGYILYSDDALYPLWGDLAGAVREARPRWDKVFGARGSLFDHFYRTEQARGEFLAGMHGLGLLSSPAVVRIFNLNAFDTLVDLGGGTGHLAIAACERYGRMRAIVYDLPEVIPYAQPHIAASSARGRIACQAGDFFRDELPPASLYALGRILHDWDDTRCRELLTRVHAALLPGGVVLIAEKILEEDRCGPASAAMQSLNMLVCTEGRERTESEFRALLEAAGFTGVEARRTGTPLDAILARRKQ